The following is a genomic window from uncultured Hyphomonas sp..
GTGATCGCGCTTCATACCATCGCCCTGTTCGTCCTCGGTCTCGTCATGCTGGCGATGGCCACAGGGCTGGACGCCATGATCCGGCTGAATGTGTCCGGCTGGGTACAGCTACTCGTGGCCGGGTTCGGCGTCTATCTCGTGATCATGGCGTGGTTTTCCCTGCGGTTCGACCGGCGCCGGGCGCATGTCCTCGAAACCGGCACGCCGCAGCCGGTACAGTTCGAGATCAACCGGACCTCGGACGGGGAATCGGCAGCCTTCCTTGCGGAAGTGAAAATCGGTGAAGACGTCTGGATCACGCCGCTGCGCATCTCGCGCCGGGTGCGGAAGTTGCGCAAGCAAGGTGAACTGGAGGGCGAGGCCTGGCTCGACGGGGAAGGGCGTCTCGTCGCGCTCGCCTATGAGGGCGAACAGTTCCGCGTCATGCCGTTTCCGCGCCGCAAGCGCTTTGGAAGAAAAGACAGGAAGAAGAAAAAGACATGAGCCAGCTCGTCACCGGCCTCGACCATATTGTGCTGGTCGTACCAGAAATTGAATCCGGCACGGCGGTGTATCAAAGCCTGCTTGGCCGTCCGCCGGTCTGGCGTGCGGAGGCCGAAGGCGGCGCCGCGACGGCGATTTTCAGGGTTGCGAACACCAGTCTCGAACTGATGGCGCCTGCGGGGGAAGGGCCTGTGGCCGACCGGCTGCGGGAGATGATCGAGGCGGAAGGTCCGGGCCTCAAGACGCTGGCCTTCGGCACGGCGGATATAGAGACAACCCATCACAAGCTGACCCGCCGGGGCATGCTGCCGTCAGACGTGGTGCCGGGTGAGAGCACGAACACGCTGGATGGGTCCGCCCGCCGTTGGAAGCGCTTCCGTTGCGCGGACGAGCAAACGGCCGGGGTGAAGACGTTCCTGATCCAGCCGGAAACGCCTTTGCCGCCGCAGGACACTCCCGCCGGCGCCGTAACTTCGCTGGACCATATTGTCATCGACACGCCAAATCCGGACCGGGCCCTCGGCCTTTATGGTGCGCGGCTGGGGCTGGACCTCGCGCTCGACCGGAACGCGCCGCAATGGAAGACGCGTTTCCTGTTCTTTCGCACCGGCGGGCTGACGTTTGAGGTGATCCACCGGCTGGGCGAGACGCATGATCCGGCCGGGCCGGACCGGATCTGGGGCCTGACCTGGGAAGTTGCTGACCTGCCTGCAGCGCATGGGCGGCTCACCGATGCAGGCTTCAACGTCTCCGAACTGCGCAAGGGCCGCAAACCCGGCTCCAGCGTCTTCACCGTACGCGATGGCACGATGGGCGTTCCGACACTTTTCATTGCGCATGAGCCGAAGTAAGAACGCCGCCATGACACCGTTTACTGAAATCACCGGAACCGCCGCGCCGCTGCTCGAAAAGGGCAAGCCCATGTCCAATGTCGACACGGACATGATCATCCCGAAACAGTTCCTGAAGACGACCGAGCGGACCGGCCTGTCGAAAGGCCTGTTCTACGAGCTGAAAACGCTGGCGGACGGTTCATCGAACCCGGACTTTGTGCTGAACAAGCCGGAGTTTTCGAAGGCGGACATCCTGATTGCCGGCGAGAATTTCGGTTGCGGTTCCTCGCGGGAACACGCGCCATGGGCGCTGGCGGACCAGGGTATCTCGGTCATCATCGCGCCGAGCTTCGCCGACATCTTCCACAACAATTGCTACAAGAACGGCATCCTGCCCGTCCGCCTGCCGGTGGATGTGTGCGAGAAACTCGCGCGGCAGGCCGGCGGTTCGAACCATGTATTCTCGGTGAACCTCGAGACGCAGACGGTGACCGCGCCGGACGGTGAGGCCTACAATTTCGAAGTCGATCCGGGCCGCAAGTCGAACCTCCTGCAGGGTCTCGACGAGATCGGCGCCTCGCTGCAGGCTGAAAGTGACATCAACAGCTACGAGACGACCCGCAAGGTCTCCACTCCGTGGCTTGAGCCGGCGGGCTGATCCCCGGCCGGCATTCGAAAAGGGAAACCCGATGCCGGACAAACTGAAACCGATCCTGCTCGTCCTGGGCCTTGCCGGACTTGGCGCCTGTCACACAGATCCGTTTTCGATCAAGCCGGAAGTGAACGTGACCCTGCCGGAGAAGCCACCGGCAGATGCCGCCCCGTCCGAAGAGGATGATGCCTCCGGCACGGAAGAAAGCGGCCCGGCCTCATGATTGTCATTGAGGGCACCGTGCGCGTTCCGCCGGAACGGATCGATGCTGCCCATCCGGCCATGGAAGCCATGATCCGGGCCAGCCGCGCCGAGGCCGGATGTCTCGATTATGCCTATAGTATCGATGTTCTGGACCCGGGCCTTGTCCGCGTGACAGAGCGCTGGGAAAGCCGTGAAGCCTTGCAGGCGCATTTTGCCACGGCGCACATGGCGGAATGGCGCGCCGCTTTTTCAAGTCTCGGCGTCACCGGCCGATCTTTGCGGCTCTACGAGGCGGATCCTGAAACGATCTGAGTTTGCGCTTTCTGATTGTATTCAAATGTGTTCTCAGTGCCATTGCGCCGGGGCCACGCAACCGCTAGGCATATCGTCCAACAGTAAGGAATTTTGCATGAAACGCATTCTCTGTCTCTCCGCGCTCGGTCTTGCTGCGCTTGCCACAGCCTGTGCAACTCCGGCTGCCGGCACCCAGACGGCCGCTGCCAATGTCGGCCCAAATGGCGAACCGCTCGTCTGCCGCAGCATGCAAGTTACCGGCACCCGCTTTCCGCAAAAGGAATGCAAGACCGCAGAAGCCTGGGAGCAGTATGACGAGTACACCAAGGGCAATGCGAAGGAATCCACGGACAAGTTCCAGCGCCTGAACACCGGCTCTGCGACAGATGCCGGTGGCTGATCGCTGAAAGACCGGACAAGCCGTGAAGCGAAGTTCAACGCGCTTTCCCGGCTTGTCCCGCGCCACCCGGTCGCGGCGCGTTCACAACCTGACCACATGTCCACGCAAGCAGCCTGGTCGTTCCTGACCGCGCAGGCAATTGGCCTGCGTCAAAAACCATGGGTGACATGGCCACGCGGGAGCGGTACATGCCGCCCATCCTTATTGCGTAGTAGACAGGCCAGACCATGCACCAGACACTCCTTCTTCTCCCGGGCGACGGGATTGGCCCGGAAGTCACCGCTGAAGCCCGCCGCGTGGCGGAAGTGGTCGCGCCGGATCTGAAGGTGGAAGAAGGCCTGGTCGGAGGCGCCTCGATCGACGCCCATGGCGACCCGCTGACAGAAGACACACTGGACCGCGCGCGGCAGGCCAACGCCGTGCTGCTCGGCGCGGTCGGCGGTCCGAAATGGGTCGGCGCAGCGCGCGACAAGCGCCCGGAGGCGGGCCTGCTGGCCCTGCGCAAGGGGCTCGACGTGTTCGCAAATCTGCGCCCGGCTTTCTGTTTCCCGGCGCTGGTGGATGCCTCCAGCCTGAAGCGGGAAGTTGTCGAGGGCCTCGACCTGATGATCGTCCGCGAGCTGACGGGCGGGGTCTATTTCGGCCAGCCGCGCGGCATTGACGAGACCAGCGGCATCCGCCGGGGCTATGACACCGCAGTCTACACGCACCCGGAAATCGAGCGGGTGGCACAGGTCGCCTTCGAGATTGCGCGCGGCCGGAATGGCAAGGTCTGCTCTGTGGAGAAATCGAACGTCATGGATTCCGGCTTGTTCTGGCGCCAGGAAGTGACGCTGGCCCACGCCGAAATGGGCGCAGGCGTGGACCTGTCGCACATGTATGCCGATGCCTGCGCCATGGAACTCGTGCGGGCTCCGAAACATTTCGACGTGATCCTCGCGGACAATCTTTTCGGTGACATCCTGTCTGACGAGGCGGCGATGCTGACCGGGTCGATCGGCATGCTGCCATCTGCCTCGCTCGGCGCGCCGGGGACGCCGGGCCTCTACGAGCCGGTGCACGGCTCCGCGCCGGACATTGCCGGGCAGGGGATCGCCAATCCGTGCGCGGCGATCCTGTCGCTGGAAATGGCGCTGCGCTGGTCGCTCGGCCGGGAGAAGGTTGCCGACATTCTGTTTGCTGCTGTCGGCAAAGCACTGGACCAGGGCGCCCGCACCAAAGATCTCGGTGGCAGCCTGACCACGCGCGAAATGGCGGACGCGATCATCGCCGCACTCTGACGGGCCTGTCCGAGGAAAAACCGGGCCGAGGAAAAGATTGCCCGGCGTCCTTTCGCATGAGAGCATTCCCCTAAAAACATAAGGGAGGAATGCCATGTCATACGCCGATGGACGTCTGATCCACGATGCCGACAGCCATTTGATGGAGCCTGTCGATTGTCTCGATCCGTACTTTGAAAAGAAGCTTTTGAGTCGCTTTCTGGCGCTGCCGCGCGTGAAGGCGCTGCGGACCGGGGCGAAATCGGAATGGATCCGGGAACGGCTGGATTTGCAGCAGGATGCGGAATTCCGGGCGGAGGCGGACGACAATATCCTGCTACGGAAGAACTATGACGCCCATGGCGCCTGGGTCCGGCATGACCGGCCGTATACGCTGGACAAGCTGGGGTTTGCCAGCCAACTGGTCTTCACCACGCATTGCCTTGGCAATTTCGGGCTGGATCAGAGTGACGACATGGAACTCTGCTATGCTGCAGCCGATGCGCATAACCGGATGATGACGGACTTCTGCAGCATTGACCGCCGACTTCTGGCGGTCGCTTATGTGCCGCTCGAAGATTTTGACCGCTCGCTTGCCACCGCAAAACTCGCCATCGACCTTGGGGCCAAGGCGCTGATGGTGCCGAGCCGCTGCCCGCAGCACCACGCCCCGAGCCATATCGCGCTGGACCCGGTCTGGGCCCTCGCGCAGGAGGCTGGCATCCCGGTCGTGCTTCATGTCGGCGGGGAGACGAAGCTGAACCCGATGTATAAGGAAAACGGCTTGCCGCCTGTGCCGGACTTCCATGGCGGCGACGACAATTTCACCTCCGTTTCCTATATGCCGATCCCGGAGGCGGCGATGCAGACGCTGGCCACGCTGATCTTCGACGGTGTGTTCGACCGGTTCCCGAAACTGAAATGGGGCGCCATCGAGCTTGGCGCGAACTGGGTGCCGGGCTGGATGCGGGCGATGGATTCGGCGGCCCATGCCTTCATGCGAAACGAAGAGCGACTGCAGAACCTGTCCGCGAAACCGTCGGAGATCGTCCGCCGCCAGTTCCGTGCGGCGCCTTATCCGCATGAAGATGCCGGCTGGATCATCCGGAACGCGGGCGAGGAGATCGCCATGTTCTCCTCCGACTTCCCGCATGTCGAAGGCGGCCGTAATCCGCTGAAACGGTTTGACGAGACGCTGCAGGGCCTGCCGGAGAGCGCGGTGAAGGCATTCTATTCCGACAACTTCATCGACATGATGGGGGAGGGACTCGCCCCGGACTTGCGCGTGCCGGAGCTGCAGCAATCGGCCTGAGAAAAGGCTGTGAGCAGGAAGGCGCGCGCCGCTTTGCTATTCCAGTTGCCTGTCGCGGATCGGGCTGGTAGCTGCCGAAGGGCTCGCCCCGCGGGGGCCCTGCCAGCGAAAGCCTGAAAAATGATCCGATCCAGTTTCTCCCTGCCGGCCCGGTGGCTGGCCTGTGCCTGCATGTTCCTTGTCGCCTGCGCCACTGCGCCGGAATCCTCCGATGGCCGGACAGATTTTGTGTTCGAAGACTGGGCGGGCCCGGCCCTGACCGTCTATGCCATCGAGCCGGAAGGCCTGGCGCCGGATGCGCCGGTCGTGATCGTCATGCACGGCGTGAAGCGCAATGCCGACGACTATCGCGACAATTGGGTGGACCTCGCCAACACGTACGGCTTCCGCATCTATGCACCCATGTTCGACCAGGCATCCTTTCCGGGGGCGGATTACTACAATCTCGGCGGCGTCGGCACCGATGCCGTCAGCGCCTATGACGCGATCGAGCCGATGTTCGACTTCGTGACCGCACACCGCGGTGTCAGCGCGTCACATTATTCGATTTTCGGCCACTCCGCCGGTTCCCAGTTCGTGCATCGCTTTGTCTGTTTCGCCGATCCTGCCCGTATGAACCTCGCCATCACGGCGAATGCCGGCTGGTACACGATGCCGACAGGTGAAGCTGAGTGGCCTTACGGCCTTGGCGGGATCGATACCGCCGATTGCGATGCGGCGAACTGGCTGGCCCGGCCGATGCTGGTCCTGCTGGGGGATCAGGATGTCGATCCGATGGACCCCAATCTGCGCCGCACGCCGGAAGCGCTGGCGCAGGGGACGACCCGGTTCGAACGCGGCCATGCCTTCTACGAGATGGCATCCAGCGCGGCAGAGGCGCTTGGCGTTGAACTCGGCTGGACGAAGCAGATCGTGCCGGGCGTCGCGCATGACAATCGGGGCATGGCGCTGGCGGCGGCGGATGTGATCGCCGCCCGTGAAGCGGCGAACGCGCCCTAGCTGTAGTCGGCGATCCGGCAAAGCAGGTTGCCGCGGAACTCGAAGAAGCTCGCGCCGCGCACCTTGACCGTTTCGCCGGCTTTCACGCCGTTGGGCAGGTCGACCGCGGCCTTGCCTTCGAATTCGATCTCGGCGGCGGCCTTGCCTGCGCCGGAGACGACATTGATCAGCCGCTGGCGGCGGTAGGTGAAGGCGTTTCCGGACAATTCGGCCACCTGGCGCATCATGTCCTTGCCGTCGAGGCGCATGGATCCGCCGGCATTCGAGATGTTTTCGAATACGACATCATCGGTCACGCAATCGAGCATGCCGTCAATGTCGCGGGCATTATAGCTTTGAATATAACGGGCAATTACGTCGTCGAGCATGGGGCGGGGGCCTCCATATGTGTCTCCGGGAGCCCTTTCGGTCTGCCTGACGAGGGGCGGAATGGCAACAGGCTTTGCGCATCGATCAGAAATGCGCCATAAGCCCGCCTCGAATTACGAGGAGCGAAAGAGCCATGGGCACACGGATTGCGATTGTCGGCGCGACAGGGAATGTCGGGCGTGAATTGCTGGCCATTCTGGACGAGCGCATGTTCCCGGCGGACGAAGTCCATGCCGTGGCGTCGCGCCGGTCACTCGGCAAGGAAGTGTCCTTCGGCGACCGCACCCTGAAATGCCAGGACATCGAAAGCTTCGACTTTTCCAAGGTCGATCTCGTCCTGATGTCGGCAGGCGGTTCCACCGCGAAGGAATGGTGCCCGAAGATCGCCAAGGCCGGGGCCATCACCATCGACAATTCTTCCGCCTGGCGGATGGACCCGGACGTGCCGCTGGTTGTGCCGGAGTGCAATGGCGAAGCGGTGATGGACTACAAGAAGAAGATGATCATCGCGAACCCGAACTGCTCGACCGCGCAGCTCGTGGTGGCGCTGAAGCCGCTGCACGATGCCGTCGGCGTCAAGCGCGTTGTCTGCTCGACCTACCAGTCTGTCTCAGGCGCCGGCAAGGATGCCATGGACGAACTGTGGAATCAAACCCGCGGCGTCTATGTGAATGACGAGCCGACGCCGGAGATCTTCCAGAAGGAAATCGCCTTCAATGTGATCCCGCAGATCGATGTCTTCATGGATGACGGCTTCACCAAGGAAGAGTGGAAGATGCGCGTCGAGACGAAGAAGATCGTCGACGAGAGCATCGAACTGGTCGCGACCTGTGTGCGCGTGCCGGTCTTTGTCGGCCACTCCGAAGCGGTCAGCGTGGAGCTTGCCGCCCCGATGAGCGCGAAGGAAGCGCAGGACCTGCTGCGCGAAAGCCCCGGCATCATGCTTGTCGATGATCCGGAGGAAGACCTCTACATCACGCCGAAGGAATGCGTCGGTGACTGGGCAACCTTCATCAGCCGTGTGCGCAAGGACCCGACCGTCGAGAATGGCCTGATGTTCTGGTGTGTCTCCGACAATCTCCGCAAGGGCGCGGCGCTCAACGCCATCCAGATCGCCGAGGAGCTCCTGAACCGCGGTGTCATCAAGCCGGAGAAACAACCGGCCGTAACGGACTAGTCCGTATCCGAATCGAACTTCGCTTTACGGGTCTCGACGGTAACGTTGAGGCCCGTTGTGCTTTTGAGGTGCAAGTCGCGTTGCGGGAAGGGGATTTCGAGTTCGTACTTCTCCAGCGCCGTGTGCAGCGCCCAGTTATAGTCCGCGACCACGCGGGCGGGGCGGCTGACGGCGGCATCGGTCAGCCAGACGACGAGTTCGAATTCCAGCGCGCTGTCGCCGAACTTCGTCAGCCAGACCTGCGGCGTCCGGCCCGGCATGCCTTTCAGCGTCCATTCGACTTCTTCGGCGGCTTCCAGCCCCGCCTTGCGGACGAGCTCCTTGTCTGAGCCATACGCCACGCCGAACGGGACACGCACCCGGCGGCGCGCTTCGCGCAGGGTCCAGTTGATGACCTGCGCCTTAATGAATTCCTCGTTCGGCACGAGGATGTCGACATTGTCGTTCGTGGTGACGAGGGTGGAGCGGATATTGATCTCGCGCACGAGGCCGGTAACGCCGGACTGAAGCTCGATGAAGTCGCCCACTTTTACGGACTTTTCGATCAAGATGATCAGGCCCGACACGAAGTTCGAGAAGATCGCCTGC
Proteins encoded in this region:
- a CDS encoding VOC family protein, with the protein product MSQLVTGLDHIVLVVPEIESGTAVYQSLLGRPPVWRAEAEGGAATAIFRVANTSLELMAPAGEGPVADRLREMIEAEGPGLKTLAFGTADIETTHHKLTRRGMLPSDVVPGESTNTLDGSARRWKRFRCADEQTAGVKTFLIQPETPLPPQDTPAGAVTSLDHIVIDTPNPDRALGLYGARLGLDLALDRNAPQWKTRFLFFRTGGLTFEVIHRLGETHDPAGPDRIWGLTWEVADLPAAHGRLTDAGFNVSELRKGRKPGSSVFTVRDGTMGVPTLFIAHEPK
- the leuD gene encoding 3-isopropylmalate dehydratase small subunit, which translates into the protein MTPFTEITGTAAPLLEKGKPMSNVDTDMIIPKQFLKTTERTGLSKGLFYELKTLADGSSNPDFVLNKPEFSKADILIAGENFGCGSSREHAPWALADQGISVIIAPSFADIFHNNCYKNGILPVRLPVDVCEKLARQAGGSNHVFSVNLETQTVTAPDGEAYNFEVDPGRKSNLLQGLDEIGASLQAESDINSYETTRKVSTPWLEPAG
- a CDS encoding putative quinol monooxygenase encodes the protein MIVIEGTVRVPPERIDAAHPAMEAMIRASRAEAGCLDYAYSIDVLDPGLVRVTERWESREALQAHFATAHMAEWRAAFSSLGVTGRSLRLYEADPETI
- the leuB gene encoding 3-isopropylmalate dehydrogenase translates to MHQTLLLLPGDGIGPEVTAEARRVAEVVAPDLKVEEGLVGGASIDAHGDPLTEDTLDRARQANAVLLGAVGGPKWVGAARDKRPEAGLLALRKGLDVFANLRPAFCFPALVDASSLKREVVEGLDLMIVRELTGGVYFGQPRGIDETSGIRRGYDTAVYTHPEIERVAQVAFEIARGRNGKVCSVEKSNVMDSGLFWRQEVTLAHAEMGAGVDLSHMYADACAMELVRAPKHFDVILADNLFGDILSDEAAMLTGSIGMLPSASLGAPGTPGLYEPVHGSAPDIAGQGIANPCAAILSLEMALRWSLGREKVADILFAAVGKALDQGARTKDLGGSLTTREMADAIIAAL
- a CDS encoding amidohydrolase family protein; its protein translation is MSYADGRLIHDADSHLMEPVDCLDPYFEKKLLSRFLALPRVKALRTGAKSEWIRERLDLQQDAEFRAEADDNILLRKNYDAHGAWVRHDRPYTLDKLGFASQLVFTTHCLGNFGLDQSDDMELCYAAADAHNRMMTDFCSIDRRLLAVAYVPLEDFDRSLATAKLAIDLGAKALMVPSRCPQHHAPSHIALDPVWALAQEAGIPVVLHVGGETKLNPMYKENGLPPVPDFHGGDDNFTSVSYMPIPEAAMQTLATLIFDGVFDRFPKLKWGAIELGANWVPGWMRAMDSAAHAFMRNEERLQNLSAKPSEIVRRQFRAAPYPHEDAGWIIRNAGEEIAMFSSDFPHVEGGRNPLKRFDETLQGLPESAVKAFYSDNFIDMMGEGLAPDLRVPELQQSA
- a CDS encoding nuclear transport factor 2 family protein; the encoded protein is MLDDVIARYIQSYNARDIDGMLDCVTDDVVFENISNAGGSMRLDGKDMMRQVAELSGNAFTYRRQRLINVVSGAGKAAAEIEFEGKAAVDLPNGVKAGETVKVRGASFFEFRGNLLCRIADYS
- a CDS encoding aspartate-semialdehyde dehydrogenase, with translation MGTRIAIVGATGNVGRELLAILDERMFPADEVHAVASRRSLGKEVSFGDRTLKCQDIESFDFSKVDLVLMSAGGSTAKEWCPKIAKAGAITIDNSSAWRMDPDVPLVVPECNGEAVMDYKKKMIIANPNCSTAQLVVALKPLHDAVGVKRVVCSTYQSVSGAGKDAMDELWNQTRGVYVNDEPTPEIFQKEIAFNVIPQIDVFMDDGFTKEEWKMRVETKKIVDESIELVATCVRVPVFVGHSEAVSVELAAPMSAKEAQDLLRESPGIMLVDDPEEDLYITPKECVGDWATFISRVRKDPTVENGLMFWCVSDNLRKGAALNAIQIAEELLNRGVIKPEKQPAVTD